A stretch of Oryza brachyantha chromosome 4, ObraRS2, whole genome shotgun sequence DNA encodes these proteins:
- the LOC102700235 gene encoding protein Rf1, mitochondrial-like, giving the protein MSRPHVSSLFAAASASRRRKSKSTRAASLPKPHSGRGCAPGRSGPRTHPLAAAAMSRPRLSSLFAAAETSSAPASTAPQEHPRSRAAYAAFRQRLRSGTLGPEDARQLFDELLPRAPAHAFNALLADLARAPPSAACKDGPALAVELFKRMDRRASPTIHTYGILIACYRRAHCPGLGFAVFGRLLRTGLRLNVVVYNSFIDCFSKDGKVDKAYQLLHDMKELGIMPDVITYNSIIDGLCKSKAMDKAEMVLEQMVDAGIQPNNRTYNSLIYGYSTSGMWKESVRLLKGMSSSGLIPNVNNCNTFMAALCKHGRIKEAKDIFDSMVLKGPKPDVISYSTLLHGYATEGSFTDLHNICKLMVTNGIMPNRYVFNTLLDVYARYGMMDKVLLILERMSKQGFNPDVVSFGIVISAFCRMGRLDDALNKFSHMIDIGIAPNIAIYHILIQGHCNHGDLVKAKELTSDMINKGFPPPSVIFFNSIISDLCSTGRVAKGKDIMDLIAHTGQKPDVITFNSLIDGYCLVGKMVEAFELLDVMASVGVEPDSYTHDTLLNGYCKNGRIKDALTLFQDMLHKIVTPTCCSYNTILHGLFQAGWTVSAKKIFHEMMESGMAVSIDTYGIVLSGLCRNNCTDEVIMLLEKLFAMNVKFDAIIFNIMISAMFKVGRREEAKELFAAMSTYGLVPNICTYSVMITNLIKENSFEEVDNVISSMEDTSFPPNSRLLNKIVRMLLKKGEIAQARNYMSKIDEKGISLEASTTSLLISLFSEKGKYREYLKLLPAKYQVFEGVNIS; this is encoded by the coding sequence ATGTCCCGCCCCCATGTCTcctccctcttcgccgccgcatcaGCCTCACGGCGCCGCAAGAGCAAGAGCACTCGCGCAGCCTCGCTGCCTAAGCCGCATTCCGGCAGAGGCTGCGCTCCGGGACGCTCGGGCCCGAGGACGCATCCTCTCGCGGCAGCGGCGATGTCCCGCCCGCgtctctcctccctcttcgccgccgcggagacCTCCTCCGCACCGGCCTCCACGGCGCCGCAAGAGCACCCACGCAGCCGTGCTGCCTACGCCGCATTCCGGCAGAGGCTGCGCTCGGGGACGCTCGGGCCCGAGGACGCGCGCCAACTGTTCGACGAATTGCTCCCCCGCGCCCCCGCCCACGCCTTCAACGCGCTCCTCGCCGAtctcgcccgcgcgccgccttCCGCCGCCTGCAAGGACGgccccgccctcgccgtcgagcTGTTCAAGCGGATGGACCGACGGGCCTCTCCCACCATCCACACCTACGGCATCCTCATCGCCTGCTACCGCCGGGCACACTGCCCAGGCCTTGGGTTTGCCGTCTTCGGCCGCCTGCTCAGGACAGGCCTGAGGCTGAACGTGGTTGTGTACAACTCGTTCATCGACTGTTTCTCTAAGGACGGCAAGGTAGACAAAGCTTACCAATTACTCCATGACATGAAAGAGCTGGGCATTATGCCGGATGTGATTACTTATAACTCAATTATTGACGGGCTGTGCAAGTCAAAGGCAATGGACAAGGCTGAGATGGTTCTAGAACAGATGGTTGATGCTGGTATCCAACCCAATAATAGGACATACAATAGCTTAATCTATGGATACTCCACTTCAGGAATGTGGAAGGAGTCAGTTAGATTGTTGAAAGGAATGTCAAGCTCCGGTCTCATACCAAACGTCAACAATTGTAACACCTTCATGGCTGCTCTTTGCAAGCATGGTAGAATCAAAGAAGcaaaagatatttttgattCAATGGTTCTCAAGGGCCCCAAACCTGATGTTATCTCATACTCTACTTTGCTTCACGGGTATGCTACCGAGGGTAGCTTCACTGATCTGCATAATATCTGTAAGTTGATGGTTACTAATGGCATCATGCCTAACCGTTATGTTTTCAACACACTGCTTGATGTATATGCTAGGTATGGGATGATGGATAAGGTTTTGCTTATACTGGAGCGCATGAGTAAGCAAGGATTTAACCCTGATGTAGTATCATTTGGAATTGTGATATCCGCTTTTTGCAGAATGGGTAGGTTAGATGATGCCCTGAACAAATTTAGCCACATGATTGATATTGGTATAGCACCGAACATTGCTATTTACCATATTCTGATTCAGGGTCATTGTAATCATGGTGATTTGGTGAAAGCCAAGGAATTGACTTCTGATATGATAAATAAGGgttttcctcctccttctgTTATTTTCTTCAATTCAATAATTAGTGACCTATGCAGCACAGGAAGGGTAGCGAAAGGGAAAGATATCATGGACTTGATTGCACACACTGGTCAGAAGCCTGATGTTATTACATTCAATTCACTGATTGATGGATATTGCTTAGTTGGCAAAATGGTGGAAGCATTTGAATTACTTGATGTTATGGCGTCAGTTGGTGTTGAACCTGACAGTTATACACACGATACACTTCTTAATGGCTATTGCAAAAATGGAAGGATCAAAGATGCATTGACTCTATTCCAAGATATGTTGCATAAGATAGTTACACCTACATGTTGCTCATATAACACCATCCTCCATGGGTTATTTCAGGCAGGGTGGACTGTTTctgcaaagaaaatatttcatgAGATGATGGAAAGTGGAATGGCAGTGAGCATTGATACATACGGTATTGTACTCAGTGGACTTTGTAGAAATAATTGCACTGATGAAGTAATCATGCTGTTAGAGAAATTGTTTGCAATGAACGTAAAGTTTGATGctattatttttaacataatgATTAGTGCAATGTTCAAAGTTGGCAGAAGAGAAGAAGCTAAGGAATTGTTTGCTGCTATGTCTACTTACGGTTTGGTTCCTAACATATGTACCTACAGTGTAATGATAACAAatcttataaaagaaaattcattcGAAGAGGTTGACAATGTCATTTCATCAATGGAGGATACTAGTTTTCCTCCCAACTCTCGTTTGTTAAATAAGATCGTCAGGATGCTTCTCAAGAAAGGTGAGATAGCCCAGGCCAGAaattatatgtctaaaattgacGAGAAGGGTATCTCGCTTGAAGCGTCAACCACTTCCTTGTTGATCTCTCTTTTCTCAGAGAAAGGGAAATATCGGGAATACCTAAAATTGCTCCCTGCAAAGTATCAGGTTTTTGAGGGAGTAAATATCAGCTAA